One Gordonia zhaorongruii DNA segment encodes these proteins:
- a CDS encoding MlaD family protein gives MISRFVKIQLIVFVIIGVVAIVYAGGKYARLDKMVGISQYLVTLKMSDTGGVFKNAEVTYRGVPVGLVGDMNITNDGVEVTLEMDSGAPKVPASSKAVVANRSAIGEQFVDLRPKSDGEPYLEDGSVITDYELPPRLQNVISDTITLTDSVPVDDLKTVVTELGKAFRGQSENLTRLIDSLDELSQTGVENLDDTIGLIQNSNVVLGTQAEQSDEILTWSKNLAVVTETLANADPAVRRILSDGPRAASSLSHMLKTNGDDATKLIHQLGRTVDAVEPASFATGATFAMLSALSAGSHTPAPGDGQIHFGIVLETENPPSCTTGYESTEAIMAEMKKRDPDFDQNYDDYPFNTEAGCDVPVGNPTGVRSADRAALANPAFPQPWDNKPKKDPDKLNLNPIATQMARLMGVRAK, from the coding sequence ATGATCAGCCGATTCGTGAAGATCCAGTTGATCGTCTTCGTCATCATCGGGGTCGTGGCGATCGTCTACGCGGGCGGCAAGTACGCGCGCCTGGACAAGATGGTCGGGATCTCGCAGTACCTCGTGACACTCAAGATGAGCGACACCGGAGGCGTCTTCAAGAACGCCGAGGTGACCTATCGGGGCGTGCCGGTCGGACTGGTGGGCGACATGAACATCACCAACGACGGTGTCGAGGTGACGCTGGAGATGGATTCGGGGGCGCCGAAGGTTCCGGCATCGTCGAAGGCCGTGGTGGCGAACCGTTCGGCGATCGGTGAGCAGTTCGTCGACCTGCGTCCGAAATCGGACGGCGAGCCGTACCTCGAGGACGGATCGGTGATCACCGATTACGAGTTGCCGCCGCGGCTGCAGAACGTCATCTCCGACACGATCACGCTGACCGATTCGGTCCCGGTGGACGACTTGAAGACCGTCGTCACCGAACTCGGTAAGGCGTTCCGCGGGCAGAGTGAGAATCTGACCCGGCTCATCGATTCGCTCGACGAGCTGTCGCAGACCGGCGTGGAGAACCTCGACGACACGATCGGCCTCATCCAGAACTCGAACGTGGTCCTGGGTACTCAGGCTGAGCAGTCGGACGAGATCCTGACGTGGTCGAAGAACCTGGCGGTGGTCACCGAGACCCTGGCGAACGCCGATCCGGCAGTGCGTCGCATTCTCTCGGACGGGCCGCGTGCCGCATCGTCGCTCTCGCACATGCTGAAGACCAACGGTGACGATGCGACCAAGCTGATTCATCAGCTGGGTCGGACCGTGGACGCGGTGGAACCCGCCTCGTTCGCTACCGGCGCCACGTTCGCGATGCTGTCGGCGCTGTCTGCGGGCAGCCATACACCGGCGCCGGGCGACGGGCAGATCCACTTCGGCATCGTGCTGGAGACGGAGAACCCGCCGAGTTGCACCACGGGCTACGAGAGCACCGAGGCGATCATGGCCGAGATGAAGAAGCGCGATCCCGACTTCGACCAGAACTACGACGACTACCCGTTCAACACCGAAGCCGGCTGTGATGTGCCGGTCGGTAATCCGACCGGTGTGCGCAGCGCTGACCGTGCGGCACTTGCCAATCCGGCTTTCCCGCAGCCGTGGGACAACAAGCCCAAGAAGGATCCGGACAAGCTGAACCTCAACCCGATCGCGACGCAGATGGCGCGGCTGATGGGAGTGCGTGCGAAGTAG